A part of Geoanaerobacter pelophilus genomic DNA contains:
- a CDS encoding cytochrome c3 family protein, translating into MIKRVILFCCLILVAAIANATDSCNECHGNRQRMESLGAGGFTVTRLETEAQTHMPVTCSECHLGNPDATEKNKAHAGLARLLVVSKKGLAVITSARRYPLAYDTNPMNRMFPVTGKNGKQVRDASVAAISWHDKKIDTLSQDFEVMRRTCGACHQKEFDEFSKSTMATNGKQSQYKGWISKDRGPHNCGPWFEGNLESMQANTMLPMSPESNRINQKVCNSCHVGCLDCHYKPQKINPADPNSGPHTFMKTPPSESCYGNGRASICHAGPEDRRRGAGYFGGSFSFPEGNDPDVHLKAKVGCLDCHESSKSNLSIGHGMVKRQAQDSCKRCHADVVKTHATTIHRNLSCEACHIQRVAGYQGTYWGPGYIAGAATPYFKYKAYYGYMPGPVLIRDQSGRWIPVKPFPMAVMNQKTSPFKPGLYWRYPLGLPDLKRTDDAWGYVGLFGNLPENNNALLWIQMDKVSHKLGKSRSCDSCHETTDGSQMQKVTWEYSDPGAFTFNGSHEVLANRNGLYIKGMQSEKIELEKGYALSALAPWVYLKDAWQIQGDFSLPVIIDRGKYDLLKNNHDSSKKFGLIHK; encoded by the coding sequence ATGATAAAAAGAGTAATTCTTTTTTGCTGCTTGATCTTAGTCGCAGCCATTGCCAATGCCACGGACAGTTGCAACGAGTGCCATGGCAATCGTCAGCGGATGGAGTCTCTTGGGGCCGGAGGTTTCACTGTGACCCGCCTGGAGACGGAAGCGCAGACACACATGCCGGTAACCTGCAGCGAGTGCCATCTCGGGAATCCCGATGCAACAGAGAAGAATAAGGCCCATGCCGGGTTGGCCCGATTGCTTGTGGTGTCTAAGAAAGGGCTTGCTGTCATTACCTCAGCCAGAAGGTATCCACTTGCATACGATACAAACCCAATGAACCGAATGTTCCCTGTTACCGGCAAAAATGGCAAGCAGGTCAGGGATGCATCGGTGGCCGCGATTTCATGGCACGATAAAAAGATCGATACCCTGAGCCAGGATTTCGAAGTGATGAGAAGGACTTGTGGGGCGTGCCATCAGAAGGAGTTTGACGAATTCTCCAAAAGTACCATGGCAACTAACGGCAAACAGAGCCAATACAAGGGGTGGATTTCGAAAGACCGGGGTCCCCACAACTGTGGCCCATGGTTTGAAGGCAATTTAGAGTCTATGCAGGCAAACACCATGCTCCCCATGTCACCGGAGAGCAACCGCATCAACCAGAAGGTCTGCAACAGTTGCCATGTCGGCTGCCTGGACTGCCATTATAAACCGCAGAAGATAAATCCAGCTGATCCAAATTCCGGGCCGCATACTTTCATGAAAACGCCACCATCCGAAAGCTGTTACGGTAACGGGAGGGCCTCCATCTGTCATGCCGGTCCCGAGGACCGGCGCCGCGGTGCTGGATATTTTGGCGGATCGTTTTCATTTCCCGAAGGCAACGACCCGGATGTCCATCTTAAAGCGAAAGTCGGCTGTCTTGATTGTCATGAAAGCAGCAAGAGCAACCTTTCTATCGGCCATGGCATGGTCAAGCGACAAGCCCAGGACTCATGCAAGCGCTGCCATGCCGATGTGGTTAAAACCCATGCAACCACCATTCACAGAAATCTTTCCTGTGAAGCCTGCCACATTCAACGGGTAGCGGGCTATCAGGGTACTTACTGGGGCCCAGGTTACATTGCCGGAGCGGCGACTCCATATTTCAAATATAAGGCATATTACGGCTACATGCCGGGACCTGTGCTGATTAGAGACCAGAGTGGGCGCTGGATTCCGGTAAAGCCATTTCCAATGGCGGTTATGAATCAGAAGACCTCACCTTTCAAACCAGGTCTCTACTGGCGTTATCCCCTTGGTCTTCCGGACCTGAAGAGAACAGACGATGCCTGGGGCTATGTGGGGCTGTTTGGCAATTTACCGGAAAACAACAACGCTCTGCTCTGGATTCAAATGGACAAGGTGTCCCACAAGTTGGGTAAAAGCCGTTCTTGTGACTCGTGTCATGAGACCACTGACGGATCACAAATGCAAAAGGTCACCTGGGAATACTCTGACCCCGGAGCCTTCACGTTCAACGGCAGTCACGAGGTTCTTGCCAACCGCAACGGTCTTTACATTAAAGGGATGCAATCGGAAAAAATAGAACTGGAGAAAGGCTATGCCTTGTCGGCACTTGCGCCGTGGGTTTATCTGAAAGATGCCTGGCAAATTCAAGGTGACTTTTCTTTGCCTGTCATAATAGACAGAGGAAAGTACGACCTGTTGAAAAACAATCATGATTCATCAAAGAAATTCGGTTTGATTCATAAGTGA
- a CDS encoding chemotaxis protein CheW, whose amino-acid sequence MESADEQLKSEQVLCEIKRQHHSKEVVDVEEQKVKVVVFTSGGNRYAFYGSDIREILTSCEIAWVPGLPEYLPGLINVRGDIESVIDIRHFLGEEKADPRKSLIAMAVRGDFHSGVMIDAIEDVVDIPVNMIKPPLMTLNGDARELVAGEIEHGNEIVTLLDIVKLAAKISL is encoded by the coding sequence ATGGAATCGGCTGATGAACAACTGAAAAGTGAACAGGTTCTGTGCGAGATAAAACGACAGCATCATTCAAAGGAAGTCGTTGATGTTGAAGAGCAGAAGGTCAAAGTTGTTGTTTTTACCTCGGGCGGCAATCGTTATGCGTTTTACGGGTCGGATATCAGAGAGATTTTAACTTCCTGCGAAATCGCCTGGGTGCCGGGCCTTCCTGAATATCTTCCCGGGCTCATAAACGTGCGTGGCGATATTGAGTCGGTCATCGACATTCGCCATTTCCTGGGCGAAGAAAAGGCCGACCCGCGTAAGAGTCTTATTGCCATGGCAGTCAGAGGGGATTTTCACTCCGGCGTTATGATTGATGCCATTGAAGATGTGGTGGATATCCCGGTTAACATGATCAAACCCCCTCTTATGACGCTCAACGGAGATGCCCGCGAACTGGTGGCCGGTGAAATCGAGCATGGCAACGAGATCGTGACCTTGCTCGACATCGTAAAGCTGGCGGCAAAAATATCATTATGA
- a CDS encoding methyl-accepting chemotaxis protein: MKLTTKFILINVIIVTMAIAITTCFVFVSVHKEIDRQASKSQESILKSFWELLRTKGSDFSVTNGKLMAGNYVINGNYELPDKITEIFGGTATIFMGDTRVSTNVLKADGGRAIDTKLVGPAYDSVIKEGKPYRGEAIILDIPYFTAYDPIKNKKGETIGVLYVGVKKSDYFAAYNHLQWVVIVTTAVITIIFSFLVGFLVKKSLFPIIGKVSGISEKIHSHAGDIASTMDQQADFATQLASSVIEISSTMEEFSSTASQIAQHSQSVVERADKTLDDSKTGAAEVENLTFKINDISQNIQANLSEIVELGRRSKEINKVMEIINNIANQTKLIAFNAALEAASAGEAGKRFGVVAVEIRRLADSVVESTKEIEGKITEILDSVNRLVMSSEKSFELIQEGQEYASHTVMMLIESVDGVEETANAARHISLSTQQQQVASSQVVMALKDIEKGVRFSTDSTHQSSVVTGQLASLAEELRSLVMFLKAGDKVADSELKSTRETN; the protein is encoded by the coding sequence ATGAAGCTGACCACAAAGTTTATCCTGATAAACGTCATAATTGTAACAATGGCCATTGCAATTACCACCTGCTTCGTTTTTGTCAGTGTTCATAAAGAGATAGACCGGCAGGCCAGCAAATCGCAGGAAAGCATCCTGAAAAGTTTTTGGGAGCTGCTTCGCACCAAAGGTAGTGATTTCAGCGTTACCAATGGCAAGTTGATGGCAGGTAATTACGTTATTAACGGAAATTATGAGCTTCCCGACAAGATCACGGAAATCTTCGGCGGTACGGCAACCATATTCATGGGTGATACCCGCGTTTCGACCAACGTCCTGAAAGCTGATGGCGGACGGGCGATAGATACAAAACTTGTCGGCCCGGCTTACGACTCAGTCATAAAGGAGGGAAAACCGTACCGGGGAGAGGCAATTATCCTCGATATCCCTTATTTTACCGCCTATGACCCAATCAAGAACAAAAAAGGGGAGACCATCGGCGTACTGTATGTGGGAGTGAAAAAGAGCGATTATTTTGCCGCATACAACCACCTGCAATGGGTAGTTATTGTCACAACAGCGGTCATCACCATAATTTTCTCATTCCTTGTCGGCTTTCTGGTAAAGAAGTCTCTTTTCCCGATCATAGGCAAGGTTTCCGGCATTTCCGAAAAAATCCACTCCCATGCGGGTGACATTGCTTCAACCATGGATCAGCAAGCAGATTTCGCCACCCAACTCGCCAGTTCGGTGATCGAGATTTCGTCAACAATGGAAGAATTCTCCTCCACAGCGAGCCAGATAGCACAGCACAGCCAAAGTGTGGTTGAACGGGCAGACAAGACACTGGATGACTCTAAAACCGGGGCGGCCGAGGTTGAGAACCTGACGTTCAAAATTAACGACATCAGCCAGAACATTCAGGCAAATCTGAGCGAAATAGTAGAACTGGGGAGAAGGTCAAAAGAGATCAACAAGGTAATGGAGATTATCAACAATATTGCCAACCAGACAAAGCTGATCGCTTTCAACGCTGCCCTTGAGGCTGCGAGCGCCGGTGAGGCCGGAAAACGTTTCGGTGTGGTGGCGGTTGAGATCCGGCGGCTGGCTGACAGCGTGGTCGAATCCACCAAAGAGATCGAAGGGAAAATAACCGAGATCCTGGATTCGGTCAACCGGCTGGTGATGTCTTCGGAAAAGAGTTTCGAACTGATACAGGAAGGACAGGAGTATGCCTCTCACACAGTTATGATGCTTATCGAAAGTGTCGATGGCGTGGAGGAGACCGCCAACGCTGCGCGGCACATCTCGCTTTCCACACAACAGCAGCAGGTTGCCAGCAGTCAGGTTGTGATGGCGCTCAAGGATATCGAAAAAGGAGTCCGGTTTTCCACTGACTCGACCCACCAGTCAAGCGTTGTTACCGGCCAACTTGCCTCATTGGCCGAAGAGTTGAGATCATTGGTCATGTTCTTAAAGGCTGGTGACAAGGTGGCTGATAGTGAACTGAAATCGACACGGGAGACCAACTGA
- the cheB gene encoding chemotaxis-specific protein-glutamate methyltransferase CheB: protein MGGSEGAIRVLVVDDCEPIREMIRAILSAEPDIVVVGEAADGADAVAKASLLKPDIVTMDIEMPVMGGLEAIKRIMAQNPLPILVITSLTDVRTAFDAVSNGALDVIEKPNMSPESAQDLVKRLRRLSRVDVPKHLSVMGRRPHKHAESEKAPLPPVTKGSIIAIAASTGGPQAINSILSQLPATLPVPIIIAQHIAEGFTQGMADWLNSGTPLKVAVACNGDILKNGNVYLNPAEHSMRITESGMILLSDRDRQQIYNPSCDIPLASVASAYRGRCVGLILSGMGDDGAKGMQAIKKSGGVTLAQDEKSSVVYGMNRCAVELGCIDKILQLDDIPAELLLRVGGRQ, encoded by the coding sequence ATGGGGGGCTCTGAGGGCGCAATACGGGTTCTGGTGGTTGATGACTGCGAGCCAATACGCGAGATGATCCGGGCCATCCTTTCTGCTGAACCGGATATTGTCGTGGTTGGTGAGGCTGCTGATGGCGCCGATGCCGTTGCCAAGGCCTCTCTGCTCAAGCCCGATATCGTGACCATGGATATTGAAATGCCGGTCATGGGTGGACTTGAGGCCATAAAGAGGATTATGGCTCAGAATCCGCTGCCGATCCTCGTGATAACATCCCTGACTGATGTCCGCACTGCCTTCGATGCCGTATCCAACGGGGCCCTGGACGTCATTGAAAAACCGAATATGAGCCCTGAAAGCGCTCAAGATCTCGTAAAAAGACTCCGTCGCTTGAGCCGGGTGGATGTCCCGAAACACCTTTCCGTTATGGGGAGACGGCCCCATAAGCATGCTGAGAGCGAAAAGGCTCCCCTCCCACCTGTAACGAAAGGGAGCATCATTGCTATTGCCGCTTCGACAGGCGGCCCCCAGGCAATCAACAGCATTCTCTCCCAGCTGCCTGCTACATTGCCGGTTCCGATCATCATTGCCCAGCATATTGCCGAAGGTTTTACCCAGGGGATGGCGGACTGGCTGAACAGCGGCACCCCGCTGAAAGTTGCAGTCGCGTGCAACGGTGACATTCTCAAAAACGGCAATGTCTATCTTAATCCTGCCGAACATTCAATGAGGATAACGGAGTCGGGAATGATCCTGCTCAGCGACAGGGATCGGCAGCAGATCTACAATCCATCATGCGATATTCCCCTTGCCTCGGTTGCCTCCGCATACCGGGGGCGGTGCGTAGGCCTTATTTTAAGCGGAATGGGTGATGATGGCGCCAAGGGCATGCAGGCGATTAAAAAATCGGGAGGGGTAACTCTGGCTCAGGATGAGAAAAGTTCCGTGGTGTACGGCATGAACAGATGTGCCGTTGAGCTTGGCTGTATTGACAAGATACTGCAGCTTGACGATATCCCGGCCGAGTTGCTGTTGCGAGTCGGCGGCAGGCAGTGA
- a CDS encoding CheR family methyltransferase, protein MTISRPSCCCESAAGSEPFHMAEMMKSAIDLAPFKELMLQTCGFFFESDREATLVAGIMQRMSQRGIDAADRYHDLLAADPDEFRQFIELMTVNETYFFRESHHLEMLVDYVVPQILAERKTGLIRIVSVGCSTGEEPYSIAIKLQERFGDDSRRLFQIVGTDIDSSVIAKAKLATYGKNSFRNMDETILERYFKQSGTGTYQLDRTRNLVSFEQVNLKDAFYPVLIQQADVIFYRNVSIYFPSLVQREIFGRLALLLREGGHLFVGTTETMQHDIGILTLVNRGSVFFYRKIAGAKTDEIRTLKQEPAERLQKKPESFRRPVTGDIPVSTAPSQVRTGMATSGPKSSTSANNGSVKKQFDDALQMAISSRLDEALALLDAIIEQDSSFTRAHSLKGSIYMSKSRFKEADALCNTILSRDPLCLEAYLMLGVTARHAGDDENAQRRFREALYLKSSCWLAHFYMAEILFGQGDKNRSRSGYEAALRVLEEGSSLKRQEEFFPLAFNAEQFMTICRHKLSLLKNG, encoded by the coding sequence TTGACGATATCCCGGCCGAGTTGCTGTTGCGAGTCGGCGGCAGGCAGTGAACCGTTCCATATGGCCGAAATGATGAAAAGCGCTATCGATCTTGCCCCTTTCAAGGAGTTGATGCTCCAGACCTGCGGTTTTTTCTTTGAGAGCGACCGTGAGGCCACTCTTGTTGCAGGTATCATGCAGCGGATGTCACAGAGGGGGATTGATGCAGCGGACCGCTATCACGATCTTCTTGCTGCAGACCCTGATGAGTTCCGACAGTTCATTGAACTCATGACCGTGAACGAGACCTATTTCTTTCGGGAGTCGCATCATCTGGAGATGTTGGTCGATTACGTCGTACCGCAAATCCTGGCAGAGCGGAAAACTGGCCTCATACGAATTGTAAGCGTCGGCTGTTCCACCGGTGAGGAACCGTATTCAATTGCCATAAAGCTACAAGAGCGTTTCGGCGATGACAGCAGGCGCCTGTTTCAGATCGTGGGAACTGATATCGACTCCTCTGTAATTGCGAAGGCGAAACTTGCAACTTATGGAAAAAACTCTTTCAGGAATATGGACGAAACAATCCTTGAGCGCTATTTCAAGCAGAGTGGGACAGGGACATATCAACTCGACAGAACCAGAAATCTTGTCAGTTTCGAGCAGGTCAACCTCAAGGATGCATTCTATCCCGTTCTCATACAACAGGCAGATGTGATTTTTTACCGAAACGTCTCGATTTATTTCCCCTCCCTTGTCCAGCGGGAAATTTTCGGACGCCTGGCTCTGCTGCTCAGGGAAGGCGGTCATCTGTTTGTCGGTACGACGGAAACCATGCAGCATGACATCGGAATCCTCACCCTCGTGAATCGAGGTTCCGTCTTTTTTTATAGAAAAATTGCCGGTGCGAAAACTGATGAGATTCGAACATTGAAACAGGAACCTGCGGAACGGTTGCAGAAAAAACCTGAATCATTCCGGAGGCCAGTAACTGGCGATATTCCCGTATCCACGGCGCCGTCACAGGTCCGGACCGGCATGGCAACTTCTGGACCGAAATCATCAACCTCTGCCAATAACGGCAGCGTAAAAAAACAGTTTGATGATGCCTTGCAGATGGCCATTTCAAGCAGGCTTGACGAGGCATTGGCACTGCTTGATGCCATTATTGAGCAGGATAGCTCTTTTACGAGGGCACATTCCCTCAAGGGCAGTATCTATATGAGCAAATCCAGGTTCAAGGAGGCCGATGCCCTCTGCAACACCATCCTTAGCCGTGACCCGCTCTGCCTGGAAGCATATCTCATGCTGGGCGTTACGGCACGGCATGCGGGGGATGATGAAAATGCCCAGCGCCGCTTCCGCGAGGCACTTTATCTGAAGTCCTCTTGCTGGCTGGCACATTTCTATATGGCAGAGATTCTTTTTGGCCAGGGTGACAAAAACAGGTCTAGAAGCGGATATGAAGCGGCTCTTCGCGTTCTGGAAGAAGGCTCGTCTCTGAAGCGGCAAGAAGAGTTCTTCCCGTTAGCTTTTAATGCCGAACAGTTCATGACTATCTGCCGACACAAGTTGTCGTTATTGAAGAATGGATAA
- a CDS encoding hybrid sensor histidine kinase/response regulator: protein MALDHSKFIARFVDEAREHCSRLSEGLLNLEGSSGDTELINGLFRSAHTIKGSAKMIKLAGIAELAHKMEDILDAVRSGKILLTTAASNSLFRGVDALLAMLDRIAAGESSPEAPAALCAELAKAAASEDTPAPEQPPSASASPVPDLVAAPAPSLEGVTPPAPALAPSAEAAQELEKPAASQMAPPSSAAPVENSKPAPSPAKPRQIDYLRINAVKLDDLIRLMGEIVSEQGRFRRHVAHLRELEHATALYLAGIAELLGKDAQVNSEHKAVIEAGAALHLSLRQSVRALHDESLMQDHLITDLQETSLNLRMQPLSTVFDPLRRTVRDLSQEHGKEIDFIVDGGETELDRKIIERIGDSLMHMIRNSIDHGLENAKERAVSGKPLKGTIRLSAYYDSGCVTIALSDDGKGLAADRIREKALSKGLFDADTLARMSHSEICNLIFMPGFSTSPIITDLSGRGVGMDVVKRSIVDELKGSIHTETREGSGTTFLLRLPLNLAVFTLFLTTVSDKTCALPATSIVEILTVQQHDIIEIVNKRAIRLREQIIPVEKLAAILKLPQDGVQGKNEAVIVIIRNGEEKLGLIVDEILGREEMVVKPLPQHLQNLRMVSGVTIGEMNSIINVLHIPELFITAHEITAPANRVAQAKDKLSRTVLVADDSLNTREIEKSILEAYGYVVETAEDGQDAFEKTRDIMYDLVITDVEMPRMDGFSLTERLRDDDRYRNIPIVIVTSLEKESDKKRGITVGANAYIVKGAFDQSNLLETVRTLIG from the coding sequence ATGGCTTTAGATCATTCCAAATTTATTGCCCGTTTTGTTGATGAAGCCAGGGAACATTGCTCCCGCCTTAGCGAAGGCCTGCTCAATCTAGAAGGTTCGTCCGGCGATACCGAGCTGATCAATGGTCTGTTCCGGTCGGCCCATACGATCAAAGGGTCGGCGAAGATGATCAAGCTGGCCGGCATTGCCGAGCTGGCCCACAAAATGGAGGATATTCTCGATGCGGTTCGCAGCGGCAAAATTCTTCTGACCACTGCTGCTTCCAACTCGCTGTTTCGGGGGGTGGACGCCCTTCTGGCGATGCTGGATCGTATTGCTGCAGGGGAAAGTTCTCCAGAAGCGCCTGCCGCGCTCTGCGCAGAGCTTGCAAAGGCGGCTGCTTCTGAGGATACGCCGGCACCGGAGCAACCGCCGTCGGCTTCGGCTTCTCCGGTTCCAGATCTTGTTGCCGCTCCGGCACCTTCTCTTGAGGGCGTAACGCCGCCGGCACCGGCTTTGGCGCCATCAGCCGAAGCCGCTCAAGAACTTGAGAAACCTGCCGCATCCCAAATGGCACCCCCTTCATCAGCTGCTCCTGTCGAGAATAGCAAGCCCGCTCCCTCGCCAGCCAAGCCTCGACAGATCGATTATCTCCGGATCAACGCGGTAAAGCTTGATGACCTGATCAGGCTCATGGGTGAGATCGTCTCGGAACAGGGGAGGTTCCGGCGGCATGTCGCACATCTGCGCGAACTAGAACATGCCACCGCGCTTTATCTGGCAGGCATCGCCGAACTTCTTGGCAAGGACGCCCAGGTAAATAGCGAGCACAAGGCAGTTATTGAGGCAGGAGCCGCGCTGCACCTGTCCTTGCGCCAATCGGTGAGAGCCCTGCACGACGAATCCCTTATGCAGGATCATCTCATCACCGATCTCCAGGAAACCTCTCTAAATCTTCGCATGCAGCCGCTTTCCACCGTTTTTGATCCGCTGCGCAGAACCGTCAGGGATCTTTCGCAGGAGCATGGCAAGGAGATCGATTTCATTGTGGATGGTGGTGAAACCGAACTTGACCGGAAGATTATCGAACGGATCGGCGACTCTCTCATGCATATGATCCGCAATTCCATTGACCACGGCCTGGAAAACGCCAAGGAACGGGCCGTATCCGGCAAGCCGCTCAAGGGAACCATCAGGCTGTCGGCATATTACGACAGTGGCTGTGTCACCATAGCGCTGAGTGACGACGGAAAAGGGTTGGCTGCCGACAGAATTCGTGAAAAGGCGCTTTCCAAGGGTCTGTTCGATGCCGACACCCTGGCTAGAATGTCACATTCGGAGATATGCAATCTCATTTTTATGCCCGGCTTCAGCACCAGCCCGATCATTACCGACCTCTCGGGCAGAGGGGTGGGGATGGATGTGGTCAAGAGAAGCATCGTTGATGAACTCAAAGGGTCAATTCATACCGAAACCAGGGAAGGGAGCGGAACCACCTTTCTTCTTCGGCTCCCTCTCAACCTTGCGGTGTTCACGCTGTTTCTCACAACGGTAAGCGACAAGACCTGCGCTCTGCCAGCCACCTCTATCGTAGAAATCCTCACAGTTCAACAGCATGACATCATTGAAATCGTCAATAAACGGGCAATCCGCCTGCGTGAACAGATCATCCCGGTGGAGAAGCTAGCCGCAATCCTCAAACTTCCACAAGATGGTGTGCAGGGGAAAAATGAAGCAGTAATCGTCATTATCAGGAACGGAGAGGAAAAGCTCGGCCTGATAGTTGATGAGATCCTGGGTCGGGAGGAGATGGTGGTCAAGCCACTTCCCCAGCATCTTCAGAACCTCCGGATGGTCTCGGGAGTCACCATTGGCGAGATGAACAGCATTATCAATGTTCTGCATATTCCGGAGTTGTTCATTACGGCCCATGAAATAACCGCACCCGCGAATAGGGTTGCACAGGCAAAAGACAAACTAAGCCGAACAGTACTGGTCGCAGACGATTCTCTCAATACGCGGGAGATTGAAAAAAGCATACTTGAGGCTTACGGCTATGTAGTGGAAACAGCCGAAGACGGCCAGGACGCCTTTGAAAAAACCCGCGACATTATGTACGACCTTGTAATCACTGATGTGGAGATGCCCAGAATGGATGGGTTCTCCCTGACCGAGCGGTTGCGTGATGATGATCGCTACCGGAATATTCCGATCGTCATCGTAACCTCTCTGGAAAAGGAATCGGACAAGAAGCGTGGCATAACGGTAGGAGCCAACGCCTACATCGTAAAAGGTGCTTTCGATCAGTCCAACCTGCTTGAGACGGTTCGCACTTTGATCGGATAG
- a CDS encoding response regulator: protein MSAAPANILVVDDDEFTGELTGLILESAGYDTVISLGGIDALEKLANDPTINAVVSDMNMPGMDGIQLFAELRKQGFSQPFVLLTGEEAAPLRIAHPDMQAVLTKDEQLQEVLPEVVESLIARP from the coding sequence ATGAGTGCTGCACCTGCAAACATTCTGGTAGTGGACGATGACGAATTTACCGGCGAGTTGACGGGGCTGATTCTTGAATCGGCCGGATATGACACGGTGATTTCGTTAGGCGGCATCGATGCGCTGGAGAAACTGGCGAACGACCCAACGATAAACGCGGTGGTTTCGGATATGAACATGCCGGGGATGGACGGAATTCAGCTCTTTGCTGAGTTGCGCAAGCAGGGCTTCTCTCAGCCGTTCGTTCTCCTTACCGGAGAAGAGGCCGCCCCCCTAAGAATCGCCCATCCGGATATGCAGGCAGTACTAACCAAGGATGAACAGCTTCAGGAGGTTCTTCCCGAGGTTGTTGAATCTCTTATCGCCCGTCCTTGA
- a CDS encoding response regulator, whose amino-acid sequence MSTQVISVANKLQRIRDSYIKQLPTQLEAIRKAYDDLCQGPMEDEGLKDLHRLIHTIKGASASFGLSGLSAAAAVGEGLAKEAMQADEIPGDWRHKMTESINGMSAEAAKIETAQEVDLNTLELVAATESSIGKETKMVYLCEDDSFQRLTMATQIGCFGFEVVSFADLDQLSQAVKNSPPAAIVMDLVFPGRPLGGAETIQKLQSGQDVAIPTIFISSHDELSFRLAAARAGSDAYFVKPVNLTVLCSTLSLLTSTEKPEPYRVMIVDDDPHLTELYSTILSSAGMVTRTLNDPMLAMPLLFEFKPDLILSDMNMPGCNGIELARAIRQIDAYSGIPIVFLSSETDSDLPFHAMRVGGDEFLSKPIKADHLISAVSARAGRMKTIRQNMVQDSMTGLLNHTNFRERLISEIAESRSCGKKLCFAMIDIDGFKKINDSHGHPTGDRVLIAMARFLQQRCRKTDIIGRYGSNEFGVILPDCDIPTAAPLFEQLRESFAAIRFPAGTDSFSATFSCGIAALPLQGDAEQICKAVDDALSEAKKGGRNKVVADQQ is encoded by the coding sequence ATGAGCACTCAGGTTATTTCAGTTGCTAACAAACTGCAGCGGATACGAGATTCATATATCAAACAGCTTCCCACGCAACTGGAGGCGATCCGCAAGGCATATGACGATCTGTGCCAAGGGCCTATGGAGGATGAGGGGCTAAAAGATCTGCATCGGCTTATCCACACCATAAAGGGAGCGAGCGCATCCTTTGGCTTGAGCGGATTAAGCGCTGCCGCAGCGGTAGGGGAAGGCCTGGCAAAGGAGGCGATGCAGGCCGATGAAATACCTGGTGACTGGCGCCATAAGATGACAGAGAGTATCAACGGGATGAGCGCGGAGGCAGCAAAAATTGAAACTGCCCAGGAGGTTGACCTTAATACTTTGGAACTGGTGGCTGCCACCGAGTCCTCGATAGGCAAGGAAACCAAAATGGTTTACCTCTGCGAGGACGATTCCTTTCAGCGGCTGACTATGGCAACCCAGATCGGCTGTTTCGGCTTCGAGGTTGTCTCCTTTGCAGATCTGGACCAACTCAGCCAGGCTGTGAAAAATTCTCCTCCTGCCGCCATTGTCATGGATCTGGTATTCCCAGGCCGACCGCTGGGTGGGGCCGAGACCATTCAGAAGCTCCAGTCAGGGCAGGATGTTGCTATCCCGACAATTTTCATCTCCTCACATGACGAGCTCTCTTTTCGGCTTGCGGCTGCCAGAGCCGGTTCTGATGCCTATTTCGTCAAACCGGTAAACCTCACTGTTCTCTGTTCGACCCTCAGCTTGCTTACCTCAACGGAAAAGCCCGAACCTTACCGGGTAATGATCGTGGATGATGACCCGCATCTTACTGAATTGTACTCCACCATTCTCAGTAGTGCCGGGATGGTAACCAGAACCTTGAACGACCCGATGTTGGCAATGCCACTGCTCTTTGAATTCAAACCGGACCTGATCCTCTCGGACATGAATATGCCGGGGTGCAACGGAATTGAACTTGCCCGGGCAATTCGGCAGATCGATGCCTATTCCGGTATTCCCATAGTCTTTCTATCGAGCGAAACCGACAGCGACCTGCCGTTTCACGCAATGAGGGTGGGTGGTGACGAATTCCTCTCCAAGCCGATCAAGGCGGACCACCTTATCAGTGCCGTATCCGCCCGCGCCGGACGCATGAAAACGATTCGTCAGAATATGGTCCAGGACAGCATGACAGGCCTTCTTAACCATACCAACTTCAGGGAACGGCTGATCAGTGAAATTGCCGAAAGCCGCAGTTGCGGTAAAAAACTCTGTTTCGCCATGATAGACATTGATGGTTTCAAGAAGATCAATGACAGCCATGGACACCCCACCGGAGACCGGGTCCTGATCGCCATGGCACGTTTCCTTCAACAAAGGTGCCGTAAAACGGACATTATCGGTCGTTACGGCAGCAATGAATTCGGGGTCATCCTTCCTGACTGCGACATCCCCACGGCCGCACCCCTTTTTGAACAGCTTCGGGAAAGCTTTGCCGCCATACGCTTCCCGGCTGGAACCGACTCCTTCAGCGCAACATTCAGTTGTGGTATTGCCGCACTTCCACTTCAAGGTGATGCCGAACAGATTTGCAAGGCAGTGGACGATGCCCTCTCTGAAGCAAAAAAAGGTGGGCGCAACAAGGTTGTTGCTGATCAGCAGTAA